One stretch of Corynebacterium imitans DNA includes these proteins:
- a CDS encoding SulP family inorganic anion transporter has product MAATVLTAQEGVRYAPRPTVREALRNPRILSKEVLAGLVVGIALIPEAISFSIIAGLDPKVGLYSSFIMAMVVAITGGRPAMITAATGAVALVIAPLVREHGYEYMLAAIMLAGVFQIVLAVLGVAKLMRFIPRSVMVGFVNALAIMIFSAQLGELFGVPFAVYPLVALGLAIMVGMPKLTEAVPAPLVAIVVVTALCMAFGIDVPRVGDRGELPDTLPELVLPHVPLSLETFQIIAPYALGVALVGLMESLMTAKLIDEITDTHSNKTREGFGQGTANIVSALFGGMGGCAMIGQSMINVKASGARTRLSTFFAGAFLLGLMLLLNDLVGQIPMAALVAVMVMVSVGTFDWHSVKPATLRKLPASETVTMLITVAVVLVTSNLAIGVVVGVLVASVVFVRNVAHLVEVTREEADGVAHYVVRGQLLFASSNDLTTLFMYSSDPDEVVVDLTEATLWDASTIAALDSIEQRYAQYDKRVRFVGMSDQASAFHGRLTGAVG; this is encoded by the coding sequence ATGGCTGCCACCGTGCTGACCGCGCAGGAGGGCGTGCGCTACGCGCCGCGGCCCACCGTGCGCGAGGCCCTAAGAAACCCGCGCATCTTGAGCAAGGAGGTGCTGGCCGGGCTGGTGGTGGGCATCGCCCTGATCCCGGAGGCGATTAGCTTCTCCATCATCGCCGGGCTGGACCCGAAGGTGGGGCTGTACTCCTCCTTCATCATGGCGATGGTGGTGGCGATTACGGGCGGTCGCCCCGCGATGATCACCGCCGCCACGGGCGCAGTCGCCCTGGTCATCGCGCCGCTGGTGCGCGAGCATGGCTACGAGTACATGCTGGCCGCGATCATGCTCGCGGGCGTGTTCCAGATCGTGCTGGCAGTGCTCGGCGTGGCGAAGCTCATGCGCTTTATCCCGCGCAGCGTGATGGTCGGCTTTGTCAACGCGCTGGCCATCATGATTTTCTCCGCGCAGCTCGGCGAGCTCTTCGGTGTGCCCTTCGCTGTCTACCCGCTGGTGGCGCTGGGGCTGGCAATCATGGTGGGAATGCCGAAGCTTACTGAGGCGGTGCCCGCGCCGTTGGTGGCAATCGTGGTGGTTACGGCGCTGTGCATGGCCTTTGGCATCGACGTGCCGCGGGTGGGCGACCGCGGCGAGCTGCCGGACACCCTGCCGGAGCTGGTGCTTCCGCACGTCCCGCTGTCCTTGGAGACTTTCCAGATCATTGCGCCCTACGCGCTGGGCGTGGCGCTGGTGGGGCTGATGGAGTCGCTGATGACGGCCAAGCTTATCGACGAGATCACCGACACCCACTCAAACAAAACCCGCGAAGGCTTCGGCCAGGGCACCGCGAATATCGTCTCGGCGCTCTTCGGCGGTATGGGCGGCTGCGCGATGATCGGGCAGTCCATGATCAACGTGAAGGCCTCCGGGGCGCGCACACGCCTGTCCACCTTCTTCGCCGGTGCGTTCCTCCTGGGGCTCATGCTCCTGCTCAACGACCTGGTCGGCCAGATCCCGATGGCCGCGCTGGTCGCGGTGATGGTGATGGTCTCCGTGGGCACCTTCGACTGGCACTCGGTCAAACCCGCGACGCTGCGGAAGCTGCCGGCCTCCGAGACGGTCACGATGCTGATCACCGTGGCGGTGGTGCTGGTGACGAGCAACTTGGCCATCGGCGTGGTGGTCGGCGTGCTGGTCGCGTCCGTGGTGTTTGTGCGCAACGTGGCGCACCTGGTGGAGGTCACGCGCGAGGAGGCCGACGGCGTGGCCCACTACGTGGTGCGCGGACAGCTGCTCTTTGCGTCCTCGAACGACCTGACCACGCTGTTTATGTACTCCTCCGATCCGGATGAGGTCGTGGTGGATTTGACCGAGGCGACACTGTGGGACGCCTCGACGATCGCGGCGCTCGACTCTATCGAGCAGCGCTACGCGCAGTACGACAAGCGGGTGCGGTTCGTCGGCATGAGTGATCAGGCGAGCGCCTTCCACGGCCGCCTCACGGGGGCGGTAGGTTAA
- the glmS gene encoding glutamine--fructose-6-phosphate transaminase (isomerizing): MCGIVGYVGDPASGEHDALGVIIEGLRRLEYRGYDSAGVAVMGQDSIECRKKAGKVADLEAEIEKAPLPTSHLGIGHTRWATHGGPTDANAHPHVVGGGRLAVVHNGIVENFATLRNQLEAKGYTFISDTDSEVAATLLLDVYDNEAAGDLTKAMQLTANRLEGAFTLLAIEEDHPDRIVAARLNSPLVIGLGEGRNFLGSDVSGFIEFTRDAVEVDNGQVITLTANDYQITTFDGEKAEGKPFRVEWDVTAAEKGGYNSFMEKEIHDQPAAVRDTLYGRFDESGALTLDELRIDESTLRSINKIIIVACGTASYAGQVARYAIEHWCRIPTEVELAHEFRYRDPIVNEQTLVVAVSQSGETMDTLMAVRHAREQGAKVIAICNTVGSSIPRESDAVLYTYAGPEIAVASTKAFISQIVASYLLALYLSQVRGNKYADEIRSVVEELQTMPDKLQKVLGNEDQVKQLGKDLANSKSVLFLGRHVGFPVALEGALKLKEVAYLHSEGFAAGELKHGPIALVEEGQPVFIIVPSKHSRNNLHAKVVSNIQEVRARGAVTIVIAEEDDEDVTAYANEVIRIPESAGLLQPLLSTVPLQIFACAVAEARGLNVDQPRNLAKSVTVE, translated from the coding sequence ATGTGTGGAATCGTTGGATATGTAGGTGACCCGGCGTCGGGTGAGCACGACGCGCTGGGCGTCATCATTGAAGGCCTGCGCCGTCTGGAGTACCGCGGCTACGACTCGGCTGGTGTTGCGGTGATGGGGCAGGACTCCATTGAATGCCGCAAGAAGGCAGGCAAGGTGGCCGACCTGGAAGCGGAGATTGAAAAGGCTCCGCTGCCGACCTCCCACCTCGGTATTGGCCACACCCGCTGGGCCACCCACGGTGGGCCGACCGATGCGAACGCGCACCCGCACGTAGTGGGCGGCGGTCGCCTCGCGGTGGTGCACAACGGCATCGTCGAGAACTTCGCCACCCTGCGTAACCAGCTGGAGGCCAAGGGCTACACCTTCATCTCCGACACGGACTCCGAGGTGGCGGCCACCCTGCTGCTGGACGTCTATGACAACGAGGCCGCAGGCGACCTCACCAAGGCAATGCAGCTGACCGCCAACCGCCTCGAGGGCGCGTTCACGCTGCTGGCCATCGAGGAGGACCACCCGGACCGCATCGTCGCCGCGCGTCTGAACTCCCCGCTGGTCATCGGCCTGGGTGAGGGCCGTAACTTCCTCGGCTCCGACGTTTCCGGCTTCATCGAGTTCACCCGCGACGCAGTCGAGGTTGATAACGGCCAGGTCATTACCCTGACTGCGAACGATTACCAGATCACCACCTTCGACGGGGAGAAGGCAGAGGGCAAGCCCTTCCGCGTGGAGTGGGATGTCACCGCCGCGGAGAAGGGCGGCTACAACTCCTTCATGGAAAAGGAGATCCACGACCAGCCCGCGGCAGTGCGCGATACGCTCTACGGCCGCTTCGATGAGAGCGGTGCGCTGACGCTGGACGAGCTGCGTATCGACGAGTCGACGCTGCGCTCCATCAACAAGATCATCATCGTGGCCTGCGGCACCGCCTCCTACGCGGGCCAGGTGGCCCGCTACGCCATCGAGCACTGGTGCCGCATCCCGACGGAGGTGGAGCTCGCGCACGAGTTCCGCTACCGCGACCCGATCGTCAACGAGCAGACGCTCGTGGTGGCTGTCTCCCAGTCCGGCGAGACCATGGACACGCTCATGGCGGTGCGTCACGCCCGCGAGCAGGGCGCGAAGGTCATCGCGATCTGCAACACGGTGGGTTCTTCCATCCCGCGCGAGTCCGACGCGGTGCTCTACACCTACGCGGGCCCGGAGATCGCCGTGGCTTCGACGAAGGCATTCATCTCTCAGATCGTCGCCTCCTACCTGCTGGCGCTGTACCTCTCCCAGGTGCGCGGCAACAAGTACGCGGACGAGATCCGCTCGGTGGTGGAAGAGCTGCAGACGATGCCGGACAAGCTGCAGAAGGTCCTGGGCAACGAGGACCAGGTCAAGCAGCTGGGCAAGGACCTGGCGAACTCCAAGTCCGTGCTCTTCCTGGGTCGCCACGTCGGCTTCCCGGTTGCACTCGAGGGTGCGCTGAAGCTTAAGGAGGTGGCGTACCTGCACTCCGAGGGCTTTGCCGCCGGCGAGCTCAAGCACGGCCCGATCGCGCTGGTGGAGGAAGGCCAGCCAGTCTTCATCATCGTGCCGTCCAAGCACTCGCGTAATAACCTGCACGCCAAGGTCGTCTCCAACATTCAGGAGGTGCGCGCGCGTGGTGCCGTGACCATCGTGATCGCGGAGGAGGACGACGAAGACGTCACCGCTTACGCCAACGAGGTCATCCGCATTCCGGAGTCCGCTGGCCTGTTGCAGCCGCTCCTGTCGACGGTGCCGCTGCAGATCTTCGCATGCGCGGTGGCCGAGGCTCGCGGCCTCAACGTGGACCAGCCGCGTAACCTGGCGAAGTCCGTGACCGTGGAGTAG
- a CDS encoding carbohydrate kinase family protein → MITVYGEALVDLVPTTADPLAPLQPALGGGPFNVARALGRLGADVEFQSRLSNDAFGTAIRQSLIDAGVHLSNCPTGQEPTTLAVTALAADGSATYTFYVDGTADRLATPTLVSGGYAVFGTLSLALEPASLRYAEAASASAKAGAVVCLDPNIRPAFASEKHRLFLRGMLDDITVLKLSDEEVDFLGDTSQVPVVVTTLGGEGISVRAPFGTCTVPAPKVKVADTIGAGDTIMAALTYQFQHRGLDRAGLLELGEKQWKEILSFAVHAAALTVSRTGAETPRLEEVLSFQRGE, encoded by the coding sequence ATGATCACCGTGTACGGCGAAGCGCTCGTCGACCTCGTGCCCACCACCGCCGACCCACTCGCCCCGCTGCAGCCCGCGCTCGGCGGCGGCCCTTTCAACGTCGCCCGCGCCCTCGGCCGCCTCGGCGCGGATGTGGAGTTCCAGTCACGGCTGTCCAACGATGCTTTCGGCACGGCAATCAGGCAGTCGCTTATCGACGCCGGCGTGCACCTTTCCAACTGCCCCACAGGCCAAGAACCCACCACGCTGGCCGTGACCGCGCTGGCCGCGGACGGCTCCGCAACCTACACCTTCTACGTCGATGGCACCGCCGACCGGCTGGCCACCCCAACCCTGGTGAGCGGCGGATACGCTGTCTTCGGCACGCTGTCGCTCGCGCTCGAGCCGGCCTCGCTGCGCTACGCCGAGGCCGCCTCCGCCTCCGCCAAGGCGGGTGCCGTGGTCTGCTTGGACCCGAATATCCGGCCCGCTTTCGCGTCGGAGAAACACCGCCTCTTCCTGCGCGGCATGCTCGACGACATCACAGTGCTCAAGCTCTCCGACGAGGAGGTCGACTTCCTGGGTGATACCTCGCAGGTCCCTGTCGTGGTGACCACCCTGGGTGGCGAGGGCATCAGCGTGCGCGCCCCCTTCGGCACGTGCACCGTTCCCGCTCCAAAGGTTAAGGTGGCCGACACGATTGGCGCGGGCGACACCATCATGGCCGCCCTCACCTACCAGTTCCAGCACCGCGGCCTCGACCGCGCGGGCCTGCTCGAGCTCGGCGAGAAGCAGTGGAAAGAAATTCTCTCCTTCGCGGTCCACGCCGCCGCGCTGACCGTGTCGCGCACCGGCGCAGAAACGCCCCGCTTGGAAGAGGTACTTTCCTTCCAGCGGGGCGAGTAA
- a CDS encoding sulfurtransferase TusA family protein yields METQQEPPTSQHYWDAQDIACGDVLVRLFLLFRDQLAAGEVLHLRSVNEAIDIDLRAWCGLTGNTLVYAQAPHYYLRKAG; encoded by the coding sequence GTGGAGACACAGCAGGAGCCGCCCACCTCGCAGCACTATTGGGATGCGCAAGATATCGCGTGCGGTGATGTGCTCGTGCGGCTCTTCCTGCTCTTCCGCGACCAGCTTGCCGCAGGCGAGGTGCTCCACCTGCGCTCGGTCAACGAGGCGATTGACATTGACTTGCGCGCCTGGTGCGGGCTCACTGGTAACACGCTTGTGTACGCGCAGGCCCCTCACTATTACTTGCGTAAGGCGGGGTAG
- a CDS encoding sulfurtransferase TusA family protein, protein MPQTQHPYPPHTSFDGGDLDCGNGLLLLIRQHIDPLDEGQLLEIVSYEPTVPVDLPSWCRLTGNELVNVIEEPDQGRWRFLVCKGAFTEAPTETPTAQEPAPKKRAKKQRKRPQMPVTQEVVTPTVPTEFPAPKPAPKLAPLSVVTMGSWPRKPWLLHAVHEHLAGRLPEEEFQATADDAVQLVLAAQQRAGVDAVTDGEMRRDNYSSFVAGRLQNCQLIPITDLLPYVEDPEEFERELRALDVPAGEVRHPAVFGPLGRDKPLVAHEVRYLQSITDTPVKVCLPGPYLLTRTMWMECVSDRAYDTREEMATDIVRVLREELHELYSLGTAMIQIDEPVLTEVVYGRHDGGGRTFMCGALDELAGSVDEELAFAQSLLAQLTEGFDPERLALHVCRGNWTTDESAALEGDFGPFVDLFASLNVGTLTLELATPRAGSLDALRKIRDDQRVCVGVLNQKQQALEPTEDVVARIAAAVEAFGKDRVLLSTDCGFATFADNPIVADTLAQQQLAQIVTARDAYLQQAGDAQ, encoded by the coding sequence GTGCCACAGACACAACATCCGTACCCGCCCCACACGAGCTTCGACGGGGGAGACCTCGACTGCGGCAACGGCCTGCTGTTGCTGATTCGTCAGCACATCGACCCGTTGGATGAAGGCCAGCTGCTGGAGATCGTCTCCTACGAGCCGACCGTGCCAGTCGACCTGCCCTCGTGGTGCCGACTCACCGGCAACGAGCTGGTCAACGTGATCGAGGAGCCCGACCAGGGCCGCTGGCGCTTTTTGGTGTGCAAGGGGGCTTTCACGGAAGCGCCCACGGAAACGCCAACCGCGCAGGAGCCCGCTCCGAAGAAGCGCGCCAAGAAGCAGCGCAAGCGCCCGCAGATGCCGGTCACCCAGGAAGTGGTCACCCCCACGGTGCCCACGGAGTTTCCTGCGCCAAAGCCTGCACCCAAGCTCGCGCCGCTTTCGGTCGTGACCATGGGGTCGTGGCCGCGCAAGCCGTGGCTGCTTCACGCGGTCCACGAACACCTCGCCGGCAGGCTGCCGGAAGAAGAATTCCAAGCCACAGCGGATGATGCGGTGCAGCTGGTGCTCGCCGCACAGCAGCGCGCGGGCGTGGACGCCGTCACCGACGGGGAGATGCGCCGCGATAACTACTCCAGCTTCGTCGCAGGACGGCTGCAGAACTGCCAGCTCATCCCCATTACGGACCTGCTGCCTTACGTGGAGGACCCGGAGGAGTTCGAGCGCGAACTGCGCGCTCTGGACGTGCCCGCCGGCGAGGTGCGCCACCCCGCGGTCTTCGGCCCGCTGGGGCGCGATAAACCGCTTGTGGCGCACGAGGTGCGATACCTCCAATCCATCACGGATACACCGGTGAAGGTGTGCCTGCCGGGGCCCTACCTTTTGACCCGCACGATGTGGATGGAGTGCGTCTCTGACCGGGCGTACGACACCCGCGAGGAGATGGCCACCGACATTGTGCGCGTGTTGCGCGAGGAGCTCCACGAGCTGTACTCGCTGGGCACCGCCATGATCCAGATCGACGAGCCGGTGCTCACCGAGGTGGTCTACGGCCGCCACGACGGCGGCGGACGCACGTTCATGTGCGGCGCACTCGACGAGCTTGCTGGCAGCGTGGACGAGGAGCTTGCTTTTGCCCAGTCGCTGCTTGCGCAGCTCACCGAAGGCTTCGACCCGGAGCGGCTGGCGCTGCATGTGTGCCGCGGCAACTGGACCACGGACGAGTCGGCCGCGCTCGAAGGCGACTTTGGGCCCTTTGTGGACCTGTTCGCTTCGCTGAACGTAGGCACGCTGACTTTGGAACTCGCCACCCCACGCGCGGGCAGCCTGGACGCGCTGCGGAAGATACGGGACGACCAGCGCGTCTGCGTCGGGGTGCTCAACCAGAAGCAGCAAGCTCTTGAGCCCACTGAAGACGTCGTTGCTCGTATCGCGGCTGCCGTGGAGGCCTTCGGCAAAGACCGCGTGCTGCTCAGCACCGACTGCGGGTTCGCCACCTTTGCGGACAACCCGATCGTGGCCGATACGCTGGCACAGCAGCAGCTGGCGCAGATCGTCACGGCCCGCGATGCATACCTGCAGCAGGCGGGGGACGCGCAGTAG
- the nirD gene encoding nitrite reductase small subunit NirD, with product MADTVICALRDLSVGVGAAALLPGEQQVAIFRLHTSDGEQLFAVDNVDPYTGVGVISRGIVGEVDGRPTIASPLLKQRFFLDDGASLQGDDHALATFKVHLDGEGEEAKVVVSN from the coding sequence ATGGCTGACACAGTAATTTGCGCGCTGCGGGATCTCTCGGTGGGCGTTGGCGCGGCGGCACTTTTGCCCGGTGAGCAGCAGGTGGCGATCTTCCGCCTGCACACCAGCGACGGCGAGCAACTGTTCGCGGTGGACAACGTGGACCCGTATACCGGCGTGGGCGTGATCTCGCGCGGAATCGTCGGCGAGGTCGATGGGCGTCCCACGATTGCTTCGCCGCTGCTGAAGCAGAGGTTCTTCCTTGACGACGGTGCGTCGCTGCAGGGCGATGACCACGCCCTTGCCACCTTCAAGGTGCACCTGGACGGCGAAGGCGAAGAGGCAAAGGTGGTCGTGTCCAATTAG
- the nirB gene encoding nitrite reductase large subunit NirB, whose product MTTQTTHAEILVVGFGMVGHRFAQELSQRRPEAQITIINRETEDYAYDRVQLSSYVGNWDREALYLDRLPDNVTVVPGRAVSIKPEVRELVLADGSVLSYEELVLATGSRAFVPRLPGNDLPQVHVYRTLDDMDGIRAAIEGVVGAHGEATAVVIGGGLLGLEAAGAAQHMGAKTHVVEMAPRLMPLQVDDAGGEMLSQAIRQMGVDVHVGATTRAITPSTEREGAVTLDLGEEGVIETDLVIFSAGIRPRDTMGPDAGLELGPRGGFLTDRQCRTSIEHISAIGECAAVDGKTYGLVAPGNTMAEIVAARLAGEPAPDFEDPDMSTKLKLMGVDVASFGDAFSTEADHKELHIQDPVSGVYKKLILDAEGKRLIGGILVGEASNYSVLRPMVGSELPGDPVSLIAPETGAGTTAIGAGDLPDETQICSCNNVSKGDVREAIGQGCHSVETLMGATRAGTSCGSCIPLMKGILEAEGIEQSKAVCPHFSQSRAELFEIARSTGITDFPTFIERFGTGGGCEVCKPTFANIVASMHTESHVLEGETAGLQDTNDRMLGNMQKNGTYSVIPRQPAGNITPAQLQEMGSIAEDFGLYLKITGAQRIAMFGARTEDLPEIWRRLIDVGMESGQAYGKSLRAVKSCVGTDWCRYGQQDSVAMAINLELRYRGLRSPHKLKMGVSGCARECAEARGKDIGVIATEQGWNLYVGGNAGATPRQAELLAKDLDDTTLIRYIDRYLAFYIRNADRLQRTAAWQADVEGGLDHIRDVVVDDSLGIADDLESFMDNHVANYSDEWQDVLNDPEKLKRFVSFINAPDTPDPTVQFEEHPQGGRKVPLMTPTVGAN is encoded by the coding sequence ATGACTACGCAGACCACTCACGCAGAGATCCTGGTCGTCGGTTTTGGCATGGTGGGCCACCGCTTCGCCCAGGAGCTTTCGCAGCGCCGCCCCGAGGCGCAGATCACCATCATCAACCGTGAGACCGAAGATTATGCCTACGACCGCGTCCAGCTCTCCAGCTACGTAGGCAACTGGGACCGCGAGGCCCTCTACCTGGACCGGCTGCCGGACAATGTCACGGTGGTGCCGGGGCGCGCGGTGTCGATCAAGCCGGAGGTGCGCGAGCTCGTGCTTGCCGACGGCAGCGTGCTCTCCTACGAAGAACTCGTCCTGGCCACCGGCTCTCGCGCTTTCGTGCCGCGCCTGCCGGGCAATGATCTGCCGCAGGTGCACGTTTACCGCACGCTGGATGACATGGACGGCATCCGCGCCGCGATCGAGGGCGTGGTGGGTGCCCACGGCGAAGCCACCGCGGTGGTCATCGGCGGCGGCCTGCTCGGCTTGGAAGCGGCCGGCGCGGCACAGCACATGGGTGCCAAGACGCACGTGGTGGAGATGGCACCGCGCCTGATGCCGTTGCAGGTGGACGATGCGGGCGGCGAGATGCTCTCGCAGGCGATCCGCCAGATGGGGGTGGACGTCCACGTCGGCGCGACGACGCGGGCGATCACGCCTTCCACGGAGCGCGAAGGCGCGGTGACCCTGGACCTGGGTGAGGAGGGCGTCATTGAGACGGATCTGGTGATCTTCTCCGCCGGTATCCGCCCGCGCGACACGATGGGCCCGGACGCAGGGCTGGAGCTCGGCCCGCGCGGCGGCTTCCTCACCGACCGGCAGTGCCGCACCTCGATCGAGCACATTTCCGCGATTGGTGAGTGCGCGGCCGTCGACGGCAAGACCTACGGTCTGGTCGCGCCGGGCAACACGATGGCGGAGATCGTGGCCGCGCGCCTCGCAGGCGAGCCTGCGCCCGACTTCGAGGACCCGGACATGTCCACCAAGCTCAAGCTCATGGGCGTGGACGTGGCCTCCTTCGGCGACGCCTTCTCCACTGAGGCGGACCATAAGGAGCTGCACATCCAGGACCCGGTGTCCGGTGTGTACAAGAAGCTCATTCTGGACGCCGAGGGCAAGCGACTCATCGGCGGCATCCTGGTGGGCGAGGCGTCGAACTACTCGGTGCTGCGCCCGATGGTCGGCTCCGAGCTGCCGGGCGACCCGGTGAGCCTGATCGCGCCCGAGACGGGTGCGGGTACCACCGCGATTGGCGCGGGCGACCTGCCGGACGAGACACAGATTTGCTCTTGCAACAACGTGTCCAAGGGGGATGTGCGCGAGGCAATCGGGCAGGGCTGCCACTCGGTGGAAACGCTGATGGGTGCCACCCGCGCAGGTACCTCCTGCGGCTCGTGCATCCCGCTGATGAAGGGCATCCTGGAAGCCGAGGGCATCGAGCAGTCCAAGGCGGTGTGCCCGCACTTTAGCCAGTCGCGCGCCGAGCTCTTCGAAATCGCTCGTTCCACCGGGATTACGGATTTCCCCACCTTCATCGAGCGTTTCGGCACCGGCGGCGGTTGCGAGGTGTGCAAGCCAACCTTTGCCAACATCGTGGCTTCCATGCACACGGAAAGCCACGTGCTGGAGGGCGAGACCGCGGGCCTGCAGGACACCAACGACCGCATGTTGGGCAACATGCAGAAGAACGGCACCTACTCCGTGATTCCACGCCAGCCGGCCGGCAACATCACGCCCGCCCAGCTGCAGGAGATGGGCAGCATCGCCGAGGACTTCGGCCTGTACTTGAAGATCACGGGTGCCCAGCGCATCGCCATGTTCGGCGCGCGCACGGAGGACCTACCGGAGATCTGGCGTCGCCTGATCGACGTCGGCATGGAGTCCGGGCAGGCTTACGGCAAGTCCCTGCGCGCGGTGAAGTCCTGCGTGGGCACGGACTGGTGCCGCTACGGGCAGCAGGACTCGGTGGCCATGGCGATCAACCTGGAGCTGCGCTACCGCGGCTTGCGCTCGCCGCACAAGCTGAAGATGGGCGTGTCCGGCTGCGCCCGCGAATGCGCGGAGGCGCGCGGCAAGGACATCGGCGTGATCGCCACGGAGCAGGGGTGGAACCTGTACGTGGGCGGCAACGCTGGTGCCACGCCGCGGCAGGCGGAGCTTCTGGCCAAGGACCTGGACGATACGACGCTGATTCGCTACATCGATCGCTACCTGGCCTTCTACATCCGCAACGCGGACCGGTTGCAGCGCACTGCAGCCTGGCAGGCGGACGTCGAGGGCGGCTTGGACCACATCCGCGATGTCGTCGTTGACGACTCGCTGGGCATCGCCGATGATTTGGAGTCCTTTATGGACAACCACGTGGCCAACTACTCGGACGAGTGGCAGGACGTGCTCAATGATCCGGAGAAACTCAAGCGTTTCGTGTCCTTCATTAACGCGCCGGATACACCGGACCCGACGGTGCAGTTTGAAGAGCACCCGCAGGGCGGGCGCAAGGTGCCGCTGATGACCCCGACCGTGGGCGCGAACTAA